Proteins found in one Candidatus Binatia bacterium genomic segment:
- a CDS encoding sulfite oxidase has product MRGLSWTLSRRHFLATAGGAAVAALAAPARAADFLEYGHSPQQLEAPLSSFDRLITPNDDFFVRSHFRPPALRAQRALSIVGDVGRTVSLTPAELRELPSVTVTAVTVCAGSGRSLYSPRVPGVQWGHGAMGQAEWRGVRLADLLAKAGVGKAAAHVALIGADLPPLPTTPAFHRSIPLNRALDPTTVVAFEMNGAPIPLAHGGPTRLVVPGWAADNWTKWLTEIRPQKDEEPGFFMQKAYRMPDTPVKPGVAVPHDQMSPVHEFPVKSVIAQPAHGRSVPAGRCGVSGVAFSGHGAIERVQLSGDDGKTWVDASLEGEPGLGRWQVFRADVELARGTAVVTARATDAKGNVQPETPSWNPSGYFWNGWHRVSVEVA; this is encoded by the coding sequence ATGAGGGGACTCTCGTGGACGCTGTCGCGTCGTCATTTTCTTGCGACCGCGGGTGGTGCGGCTGTTGCGGCTCTGGCGGCCCCGGCGCGGGCCGCCGATTTTCTCGAGTATGGCCACTCACCGCAACAGCTCGAGGCGCCGCTCTCGTCGTTCGACAGGCTCATCACGCCGAACGACGACTTCTTCGTGCGAAGCCACTTCCGGCCACCGGCGCTGCGGGCACAGCGCGCTCTCTCCATCGTCGGAGACGTCGGCCGAACGGTCTCGCTCACTCCCGCTGAACTTCGGGAGCTTCCGTCGGTGACCGTCACCGCCGTCACGGTCTGCGCCGGGAGCGGCCGCTCCTTGTACAGTCCGCGCGTGCCCGGCGTACAGTGGGGGCACGGGGCGATGGGCCAGGCGGAGTGGCGCGGCGTTCGCCTGGCGGACCTGTTGGCGAAGGCGGGTGTCGGAAAGGCGGCTGCCCACGTGGCGCTGATCGGCGCAGACCTGCCGCCGCTCCCGACGACCCCCGCGTTCCATCGGAGCATCCCGCTCAACCGAGCGCTCGATCCGACGACGGTGGTGGCCTTCGAGATGAACGGTGCGCCGATTCCGCTCGCGCACGGCGGCCCGACGCGCCTGGTGGTGCCGGGATGGGCGGCGGACAACTGGACGAAGTGGCTCACCGAGATTCGCCCGCAGAAGGACGAGGAGCCCGGCTTCTTCATGCAGAAGGCGTACCGGATGCCAGACACACCGGTGAAGCCGGGGGTGGCGGTGCCGCACGATCAGATGAGTCCCGTGCACGAGTTCCCGGTGAAGTCGGTGATCGCCCAGCCGGCCCATGGGCGGTCGGTTCCCGCGGGCCGCTGCGGTGTCTCGGGCGTCGCATTCTCCGGCCACGGTGCGATCGAGCGGGTCCAGCTATCGGGCGACGACGGCAAGACGTGGGTCGACGCGTCGCTCGAAGGCGAGCCGGGCCTGGGTCGCTGGCAGGTGTTCCGGGCCGATGTCGAGCTCGCAAGAGGGACGGCCGTCGTCACGGCGCGCGCGACTGACGCGAAGGGGAACGTGCAGCCGGAGACGCCGTCTTGGAATCCCAGCGGTTACTTTTGGAACGGTTGGCACCGCGTCTCTGTGGAGGTCGCGTGA